The following are from one region of the Microbacterium paraoxydans genome:
- a CDS encoding L-rhamnose mutarotase, whose protein sequence is MTRVAFQLQVKPELLPEYLARHTPVRPEMLREIAAAGRRDYSLFLGSGGVLFGYYETDDDAAAQAYLAASPVAARWEAEMAPFFLDLDGRPDQAATPLTEVFHLEDQLAAAGESATPATDNEGRAS, encoded by the coding sequence ATGACCCGCGTCGCCTTCCAGCTCCAGGTGAAGCCCGAGCTGCTGCCCGAGTACCTCGCCCGTCACACACCGGTGCGCCCGGAGATGCTCCGCGAGATCGCGGCCGCCGGACGACGCGACTACAGCCTCTTCCTCGGAAGCGGTGGCGTGCTCTTCGGCTACTACGAGACCGATGACGACGCGGCCGCGCAGGCGTACCTCGCCGCCTCCCCCGTCGCCGCACGCTGGGAGGCCGAGATGGCCCCCTTCTTCCTCGACCTCGACGGCCGTCCCGATCAGGCCGCAACCCCTCTCACCGAGGTGTTCCACCTCGAAGACCAGCTCGCCGCCGCCGGCGAGAGCGCCACACCCGCCACCGACAACGAAGGCCGTGCATCGTGA
- the rhaS gene encoding rhamnose ABC transporter substrate-binding protein, giving the protein MTFARKRVTAFAALAVAAAVALTGCAGSTDGGGDGGGDGADASITFLPKNLGNPYFDTSSEGGKKAVEEFGGTFSEVGPAEATPDAQVSYINTATQQGVGALVVSANDPQAICDALNEARDAGVKVVTFDSDTNTDCRDLFINQADSEGIAKVQIDLIAEQIGGAGEIAILSASANATNQNAWIELMEEYVASEYPDITIVETVYGDDDDQTSFDKTAALLQTHPDLKGIVSPTTVGIAAAARYLSTSDFKGQVALTGLGTPNQMREYVEDGTVTAFALWNPADLGYLAAYAAQALIAGDITGEEGDTFEAGDLGEYTVGADGVVLLGDPFVFDADNIGDFDF; this is encoded by the coding sequence ATGACGTTTGCACGCAAGCGTGTCACCGCCTTCGCCGCCCTCGCGGTGGCGGCGGCGGTCGCACTGACCGGCTGCGCCGGCTCCACCGACGGCGGAGGAGACGGCGGCGGCGACGGGGCGGACGCCTCGATCACCTTCTTGCCCAAGAACCTCGGCAACCCGTACTTCGACACGTCCAGCGAGGGCGGCAAGAAAGCCGTCGAGGAGTTCGGCGGCACGTTCTCCGAGGTCGGCCCTGCCGAGGCCACGCCCGACGCCCAGGTCAGCTACATCAACACGGCCACGCAGCAGGGTGTCGGCGCCCTCGTCGTCTCGGCCAACGACCCGCAGGCCATCTGCGACGCGCTGAACGAGGCCAGGGACGCCGGCGTCAAGGTCGTCACCTTCGACTCCGACACCAACACCGACTGCCGCGACCTGTTCATCAACCAGGCCGACTCCGAGGGCATCGCGAAGGTGCAGATCGACCTCATCGCCGAGCAGATCGGCGGCGCCGGGGAGATCGCCATCCTCTCCGCGTCGGCCAACGCCACGAACCAGAACGCCTGGATCGAGCTGATGGAGGAGTACGTCGCCAGCGAGTACCCCGACATCACGATCGTCGAGACGGTCTACGGCGACGACGACGACCAGACGTCGTTCGACAAGACGGCCGCGCTGCTGCAGACCCATCCGGACCTCAAGGGCATCGTCTCGCCCACCACGGTCGGCATCGCCGCCGCGGCGCGCTACCTGTCGACGTCCGACTTCAAGGGCCAGGTCGCGCTGACCGGACTCGGCACCCCCAACCAGATGCGCGAGTACGTGGAGGACGGCACCGTCACCGCCTTCGCGCTATGGAACCCGGCCGACCTCGGCTACCTGGCCGCTTACGCCGCCCAGGCCCTGATCGCCGGCGACATCACCGGCGAAGAGGGCGACACCTTCGAGGCCGGCGACCTCGGCGAGTACACCGTCGGCGCCGACGGCGTCGTCCTGCTGGGCGACCCGTTCGTGTTCGACGCCGACAACATCGGCGACTTCGACTTCTGA
- a CDS encoding ABC transporter permease: protein MTTATATATTRVIRDYDKPLWRRLLLTREAAIVGLLLLVAVVSASSIRGFGQPITLTYLLLDIAPILLIALPMTLIMITGEIDLSVGSMVGLSSVVTGALVQAGLPFELAALAALVVGVVGGAFNGFLVTVVGLPSLAVTIGTLALFRGLAVGLLGTAAVTDFPEFWTALAKAKIAGTPIPVITIPFLLLVAVFAILLHFTPFGRGVYAIGLSKDAAHFSGVHVERTKLILFVLSGAVAAFAGIFYTLRYGSARGDNATGLELQVIAAVVLGGVSVFGGRGKIYGVIAAAFLIGALASALRLVNVTSDVINIITGTLLVISVVAASFLAWLQKARRRPGRPPAGAATATKAPMDAAPAASPDERNEQ from the coding sequence ATGACCACCGCGACCGCCACCGCGACCACCCGCGTCATCCGCGACTACGACAAGCCCCTGTGGCGCCGGCTCCTGCTCACGCGCGAGGCCGCGATCGTCGGCCTGCTCCTGCTCGTCGCGGTCGTCTCGGCCTCCAGCATCCGCGGGTTCGGACAGCCCATCACGCTGACCTACCTGCTGCTCGACATCGCGCCGATCCTCCTGATCGCCCTGCCGATGACCCTCATCATGATCACCGGCGAGATCGACCTCTCGGTGGGCAGCATGGTCGGGCTGTCCAGCGTCGTCACCGGCGCGCTGGTGCAGGCCGGGCTCCCGTTCGAGCTCGCCGCGCTCGCCGCGCTCGTCGTGGGCGTGGTCGGCGGAGCGTTCAACGGCTTCCTCGTGACCGTCGTCGGACTACCCTCGCTCGCCGTCACGATCGGCACGCTCGCCCTCTTCCGCGGCCTCGCCGTCGGGCTGCTGGGCACGGCCGCCGTCACCGACTTCCCGGAGTTCTGGACGGCTCTCGCCAAGGCGAAGATCGCAGGCACCCCGATCCCCGTCATCACGATCCCGTTCCTCCTGCTCGTCGCGGTCTTCGCGATCCTGCTGCACTTCACGCCGTTCGGCCGCGGGGTGTACGCGATCGGTCTGTCGAAGGACGCGGCGCACTTCTCCGGTGTGCACGTCGAGCGCACGAAGCTCATCCTGTTCGTGCTGTCCGGAGCGGTCGCCGCGTTCGCCGGCATCTTCTATACGCTCCGCTACGGCAGCGCCCGCGGCGACAACGCCACCGGCCTCGAGCTCCAGGTCATCGCGGCCGTCGTGCTCGGCGGGGTGTCGGTGTTCGGCGGTCGCGGCAAGATCTACGGCGTCATCGCCGCCGCCTTCCTCATCGGGGCGCTCGCGAGTGCACTCCGCCTGGTGAACGTCACCTCCGACGTCATCAACATCATCACCGGCACGCTCCTCGTGATCTCGGTGGTGGCCGCAAGCTTCCTGGCCTGGCTGCAGAAGGCACGCCGCCGACCGGGCAGACCCCCCGCCGGTGCCGCCACAGCGACGAAGGCACCGATGGACGCCGCGCCCGCGGCATCTCCCGACGAAAGGAACGAACAATGA
- a CDS encoding ABC transporter permease, which produces MTTAIPVSALTKRISGLGRAREFGILLALVLVVTAATLNNPKFLFSADGWRDLLLTPSILVLVAVGQAIVLITRNVDLSVGSVMGLTAYLTGRLFIDIPGLPIVLVVVAAVVLGALLGLVNGALVAYAKVPAMVITLGTLYAYRGINVLWTGSDRVNASDMPRDFLALGTGQLLGIPILAIVAVLVLAVAAWYMKNTRGGREFYAIGSDPAAAELYGLRVTRRVLTAFVLSGALAGLAGVFYAARYGTINSQAGAGWELDAVGAAVIGGVAITGGIGSVWGAAIGAVLLLTINRALPILGIPDFWQRAVVGLLIIGAIVLDRVLAVRQRRRLIEARDES; this is translated from the coding sequence GTGACCACCGCCATCCCCGTCTCCGCGCTCACCAAGCGCATCTCCGGTCTCGGCAGGGCCCGAGAGTTCGGCATCCTCCTCGCCCTCGTGCTCGTGGTCACCGCCGCGACCCTCAACAACCCGAAGTTCCTGTTCAGCGCCGACGGCTGGCGCGACCTGCTGCTGACGCCGTCGATCCTCGTGCTCGTCGCGGTGGGACAGGCCATCGTCCTCATCACGCGCAACGTCGACCTGTCCGTGGGTTCCGTGATGGGTCTGACCGCGTACCTGACCGGTCGGCTCTTCATCGACATCCCCGGCCTCCCGATCGTCCTGGTCGTGGTCGCCGCCGTGGTGCTCGGCGCCCTCCTCGGCCTCGTCAACGGCGCGCTCGTCGCGTACGCCAAGGTGCCGGCGATGGTGATCACCCTCGGCACCCTCTACGCCTACCGCGGCATCAACGTGCTGTGGACCGGCAGCGACCGCGTGAACGCCTCCGACATGCCGCGCGACTTCCTCGCCCTCGGCACAGGGCAGCTCCTCGGCATCCCGATCCTCGCGATCGTCGCGGTCCTCGTACTCGCCGTCGCCGCATGGTACATGAAGAACACCCGCGGCGGCCGGGAGTTCTACGCGATCGGCTCCGACCCCGCGGCGGCCGAGCTCTACGGCCTGCGCGTCACCCGCCGCGTGCTCACCGCGTTCGTCCTGTCGGGAGCTCTCGCCGGACTCGCCGGCGTCTTCTACGCGGCCCGGTACGGCACCATCAACTCCCAGGCGGGAGCGGGATGGGAGCTGGACGCGGTGGGCGCGGCCGTCATCGGCGGCGTCGCGATCACCGGCGGCATCGGCTCGGTGTGGGGCGCCGCGATCGGCGCCGTGCTGCTGCTGACCATCAACCGCGCACTGCCGATCCTCGGCATCCCCGACTTCTGGCAGCGTGCCGTCGTCGGCCTGCTCATCATCGGCGCCATCGTGCTCGACCGCGTGCTCGCGGTGCGGCAGAGACGGCGGCTCATCGAGGCGAGGGACGAATCATGA
- a CDS encoding sugar ABC transporter ATP-binding protein, translating to MMSSPTTAPVLELADVQKAFGSVIALRSGTIAVHPGSIHALVGENGAGKSTLVKIVAGLYQRDGGVFRLRGEEVDFTSTAQSKAAGVAVIYQEPTLFPDLSVTENIFMGRQPTGRFGRIDRKAMRHEVERLFTRLGVTIDPDRPAEGLSIADQQVIEIAKAVSLDATLLIMDEPTAALSGVEVERLFAIARSLRDEGRGLIFISHRFDEVFALCDTVTVMRDGAYIATSAIADTTVDELVHQMVGREVSELFPKQEATIGEPLLEVEGLTSPGLFHDISFSVRAGEIVGLAGLVGAGRSEVARAVFGVDGYREGSVRMKGRRIRARRPVDAMRAGLALVPEDRRKQGLVIEAGVGGNITLAIRRRLARLGLLTTAMENRAAREWASRLEVKTHALDTVAATLSGGNQQKVVLAKWLATQPQVLLIDEPTRGIDVGTKSEVHRLLSQLAGQGMGILMISSELPEVLGMADRVLVMREGRITAEIPRSEATSENVMFAATHASELSS from the coding sequence ATGATGTCCTCACCCACGACGGCGCCCGTGCTCGAGCTCGCCGACGTCCAGAAGGCGTTCGGGTCGGTGATCGCCCTGCGCTCCGGCACCATCGCCGTCCACCCCGGCTCCATCCACGCGCTCGTCGGCGAGAACGGGGCCGGCAAGTCCACGCTCGTGAAGATCGTCGCCGGCCTCTATCAGCGCGACGGCGGGGTCTTCCGCCTCCGCGGCGAGGAGGTCGACTTCACCTCGACCGCGCAGTCGAAGGCCGCCGGCGTCGCGGTCATCTACCAGGAGCCGACGCTCTTCCCCGATCTCTCCGTCACCGAGAACATCTTCATGGGGCGCCAGCCGACCGGGCGGTTCGGGCGGATCGACCGCAAGGCCATGCGCCACGAGGTCGAGCGCCTCTTCACCCGCCTCGGCGTCACCATCGACCCCGACCGCCCCGCCGAGGGCCTGTCGATCGCCGATCAGCAGGTCATCGAGATCGCCAAGGCGGTCTCCCTCGACGCCACGCTGCTCATCATGGACGAGCCCACCGCGGCGCTCTCCGGCGTGGAGGTGGAGCGGCTGTTCGCGATCGCCCGGAGCCTGCGCGATGAGGGACGCGGCCTCATCTTCATCTCACACCGGTTCGACGAGGTGTTCGCGCTCTGCGACACCGTGACGGTCATGCGGGACGGCGCGTACATCGCGACCTCCGCCATCGCCGACACCACGGTCGACGAACTCGTGCACCAGATGGTCGGCCGGGAGGTGTCCGAGCTGTTCCCGAAGCAGGAGGCGACGATCGGCGAGCCGCTGCTCGAGGTCGAGGGCCTCACGAGCCCCGGCCTCTTCCACGACATCTCGTTCTCCGTCCGTGCGGGCGAGATCGTCGGGCTCGCCGGCCTCGTCGGCGCCGGGCGCAGCGAGGTCGCCCGCGCGGTCTTCGGCGTGGACGGGTACCGCGAGGGCAGCGTGCGCATGAAGGGCCGCCGCATCCGCGCCCGCCGTCCGGTGGACGCGATGCGCGCCGGTCTCGCCCTCGTCCCCGAGGACCGCCGGAAGCAGGGCCTCGTCATCGAAGCCGGCGTCGGCGGGAACATCACCCTCGCGATCCGCCGGCGTCTCGCCCGCCTCGGCCTGCTCACCACCGCGATGGAGAACCGCGCCGCTCGGGAGTGGGCCTCGCGGCTCGAGGTGAAGACGCACGCCCTGGACACCGTCGCCGCGACGCTCTCCGGCGGCAACCAGCAGAAGGTCGTCCTCGCGAAGTGGCTCGCCACGCAGCCGCAGGTGCTGCTCATCGACGAGCCCACCCGCGGCATCGACGTCGGCACCAAGTCCGAGGTGCACCGCCTGCTGTCCCAGCTCGCCGGTCAGGGCATGGGCATCCTCATGATCTCGTCCGAGCTGCCCGAGGTACTCGGCATGGCCGACCGGGTGCTCGTGATGCGCGAAGGTCGCATCACGGCCGAGATCCCCCGCTCGGAGGCCACCTCCGAGAACGTCATGTTCGCCGCGACGCACGCATCGGAGCTCAGCTCGTGA
- a CDS encoding LacI family DNA-binding transcriptional regulator, whose translation MAVSVREVAEDAGVSVGTVSNVLNRPEKVAAETVARVQASIDRLGFVRNDAARQLRAGRSRTIGLVVLDIRNPFFAEVIRGAEERADQHGLSVLVANSDEKQEREAMHLDLFEEQRVTGVLVTPVAESLPRLVRMHERGTHAVLVDRESQDERFASVAVDDVEGGRIATEHLLAVGRRRIAFVGGPVALRQVSDRLSGAQAAAAAAGIGLEFIPTSALTVEEGRRAGAQILDRAPGDRPDAVFAANDLLALGLLQSLVMTGDARVPEDIALVGYDDIDFAAAAVIPLSSVRQPAALIGSTAVDLLLRGQDEVAPAPEHVLFRPELVARRSTTGE comes from the coding sequence ATGGCCGTCAGCGTGCGGGAGGTCGCCGAGGACGCGGGTGTCTCCGTCGGGACCGTATCGAACGTGCTCAACCGGCCGGAGAAGGTTGCCGCGGAGACCGTCGCGCGTGTGCAGGCATCCATCGACCGCCTCGGGTTCGTGCGCAACGATGCGGCGCGGCAGCTCCGGGCGGGGCGCAGCCGGACGATCGGCCTCGTCGTGCTCGACATCCGCAACCCGTTCTTCGCCGAGGTCATCCGCGGAGCCGAGGAGCGCGCCGACCAGCACGGACTCTCCGTTCTCGTCGCCAACAGCGACGAGAAGCAGGAGCGGGAGGCGATGCATCTCGATCTCTTCGAGGAGCAGCGGGTGACCGGCGTGCTCGTCACTCCCGTGGCGGAGTCCCTGCCGCGGTTGGTGCGGATGCACGAGCGCGGGACGCACGCGGTGCTCGTCGACCGGGAATCGCAGGATGAGCGGTTCGCCTCGGTCGCCGTCGACGACGTCGAGGGCGGACGCATCGCGACCGAGCACTTGCTGGCGGTCGGCCGTCGCCGGATCGCCTTCGTCGGCGGCCCGGTCGCGCTGCGCCAGGTCTCCGACCGCCTGAGCGGCGCGCAGGCCGCGGCAGCCGCGGCGGGGATCGGGCTGGAGTTCATCCCGACCTCCGCGCTCACCGTCGAGGAGGGGCGCCGGGCCGGCGCCCAGATCCTCGACCGTGCCCCGGGGGATCGGCCGGACGCGGTCTTCGCGGCGAACGACCTCCTGGCCCTGGGCCTCCTGCAGAGCCTGGTGATGACCGGCGACGCCCGGGTCCCCGAGGACATCGCACTCGTGGGCTACGACGACATCGACTTCGCCGCGGCCGCCGTGATCCCGCTCAGCTCGGTGCGGCAGCCGGCCGCCCTCATCGGCTCGACCGCCGTCGACCTGCTGCTGCGGGGACAGGACGAGGTGGCACCGGCGCCGGAGCACGTGCTGTTCCGGCCGGAGCTCGTCGCCCGCCGCTCGACGACCGGGGAGTGA
- a CDS encoding potassium channel family protein, whose amino-acid sequence MSESSGAHVRAGFAAPADPRRGALGYAAVLALLIVSYGLCAAQPGTVPSPWAFLAMLVTVAIVFRVTRAHALVQRVSWVVLSAAGLAALLAAFFATDSPALAVALSAASMIALLVAPWAIIAHQVTRRGLDVEALLAAVTAYILVGMFFAFVYNLLSLLLPTPLFGDAANDSLGNQLFFSFTALTTTGYGNLVPVGPGVQAVAVAEGITGQLFLITAVARIMRGASAQRITPTPA is encoded by the coding sequence ATGTCCGAGTCATCGGGAGCGCACGTCCGCGCGGGGTTCGCCGCCCCGGCCGACCCGAGGCGCGGCGCCCTGGGCTATGCCGCGGTGCTCGCCCTCCTCATCGTTTCGTACGGGCTGTGTGCGGCCCAGCCCGGCACGGTCCCCAGCCCCTGGGCGTTCCTCGCGATGCTGGTCACGGTCGCGATCGTGTTCCGCGTGACCAGGGCGCACGCCCTCGTGCAGCGGGTGTCGTGGGTCGTGCTCTCGGCCGCGGGCCTGGCCGCCCTTCTCGCGGCGTTCTTCGCCACGGACAGCCCCGCCCTCGCCGTCGCCCTCTCCGCCGCCTCCATGATCGCGCTGCTGGTCGCGCCGTGGGCCATCATCGCGCACCAGGTCACCCGCCGAGGCCTCGACGTCGAGGCGCTCCTGGCCGCGGTGACCGCGTACATCCTCGTCGGCATGTTCTTCGCCTTCGTCTACAACCTGCTGTCGCTGCTACTGCCGACCCCGCTGTTCGGGGATGCGGCGAACGACTCGCTCGGCAATCAGCTCTTCTTCTCGTTCACGGCACTGACCACGACGGGCTACGGGAACCTCGTCCCCGTCGGACCGGGCGTGCAGGCGGTGGCCGTCGCCGAGGGGATCACCGGGCAGCTCTTCCTCATCACCGCCGTCGCCCGCATCATGCGGGGTGCGAGCGCGCAACGCATCACCCCGACGCCGGCCTGA
- a CDS encoding MarR family winged helix-turn-helix transcriptional regulator, which produces MSPSSRAPLNADEMDVWSALATLLERLPAALDAQLQHDSGLTHFEHGILYALDAAPERTLRLSVLAGYANSTLSRLSRAVTRLEAKGWIRREVDAEDGRFTLGILTDAGHRKVEESTPAHQALIRRVVFDTLTPAQARQLGAASRKISAALSPDPTWAPGAKA; this is translated from the coding sequence ATGTCGCCATCCTCCCGCGCCCCCTTGAACGCCGACGAGATGGACGTCTGGTCGGCGCTCGCGACGCTCCTCGAACGGCTCCCCGCGGCCCTCGACGCGCAGCTGCAGCACGACAGCGGACTGACCCACTTCGAGCACGGCATCCTGTACGCCCTCGACGCTGCACCGGAGCGCACGCTCCGCCTCAGTGTCCTCGCCGGCTACGCGAACAGCACACTGTCCCGGCTCTCCCGTGCGGTCACCCGCCTGGAGGCGAAAGGCTGGATCCGGCGCGAGGTCGATGCGGAGGACGGGCGCTTCACCCTCGGCATCCTCACCGACGCGGGCCACCGGAAGGTCGAGGAGTCGACCCCCGCGCACCAGGCCCTCATCCGCCGCGTCGTCTTCGACACCCTGACCCCGGCGCAGGCCCGGCAGCTCGGCGCAGCCAGCCGGAAGATCTCAGCCGCGCTCTCCCCCGACCCGACCTGGGCGCCGGGGGCGAAGGCGTGA
- a CDS encoding SDR family NAD(P)-dependent oxidoreductase encodes MELGLRGKRAFISGSSQGIGYAVASTLAAEGVDVVINGRDEGRVDAAVRVLALAHPEVTVSGIAADFTDPSQVARLTEQLGDVDVLVNNVGLFGLADFADITDEDWARYFEVNVMSGVRLSRSLLPGMRERGWGRIVFVSSESGVNVPADMVHYGVTKAAMIALGNGLAKLTRGTGVTVNTVLGGPTYSESVAASVAAVAAAQSVSVDLMKKSIIGQNTTTLLERFLDPTEVADLVVYLSSVRASATNGAALRADGGVLTAML; translated from the coding sequence ATGGAACTGGGGCTGCGCGGCAAGAGGGCGTTCATCAGCGGATCGAGCCAGGGGATCGGATACGCGGTCGCGTCCACTCTCGCCGCCGAGGGGGTCGATGTCGTGATCAACGGTCGTGACGAGGGACGGGTCGACGCGGCGGTGCGCGTGCTGGCCCTCGCGCACCCGGAGGTGACCGTGTCCGGGATCGCCGCGGACTTCACCGACCCGTCGCAGGTAGCGCGGCTGACGGAGCAGCTCGGCGACGTCGACGTCCTCGTCAACAACGTCGGTCTTTTCGGACTCGCCGACTTCGCCGACATCACCGACGAGGACTGGGCGCGCTACTTCGAGGTGAACGTGATGAGCGGAGTGCGTCTCTCCCGCTCTCTCCTGCCGGGGATGCGGGAACGGGGCTGGGGGCGCATCGTCTTCGTCAGCAGCGAGTCCGGCGTCAACGTCCCGGCCGACATGGTGCACTACGGCGTGACGAAGGCGGCGATGATCGCCCTGGGCAACGGGTTGGCCAAGCTCACCCGCGGCACCGGCGTGACGGTCAACACCGTCCTGGGTGGCCCGACCTACTCGGAGAGCGTCGCGGCGAGCGTCGCCGCCGTCGCAGCAGCCCAGTCCGTCTCCGTGGACCTGATGAAAAAGTCGATCATCGGACAGAACACGACCACACTCCTGGAGCGCTTCCTCGATCCGACCGAGGTCGCCGACCTCGTCGTCTACCTCTCCAGCGTCCGGGCCTCCGCGACGAACGGCGCCGCGCTGCGGGCGGATGGGGGCGTGCTGACGGCGATGCTCTGA
- a CDS encoding sodium-dependent transporter has product MPRPTQTPQREAFGSRNVFILSAIGSAVGLGNIWRFPYVAYEGGGGAFLIPYLCALLTAGIPLLFLDYAIGHRFRGSAPLAFRRLHRAAEPLGWWQVLICVVIAVYYAVIVAWAGMYTWFSAQLTWGAGNENDFFFVDFLQSADVAEVGLSGEFVPQVGLPLIAVWLIVIIIMALGVKRGIGRANMILMPLLTLMFAVLVVQALFLPGALDGLNAFFTPNWEALADPAVWASAYGHIFFSLSVAFGIMVTYASYLKRKTDLTGSGLVVAFANSGFEILAGIGVFAALGFMAQAQSTDVSGVATSGIGLAFVAFPTIVSQATGGSIIGVLFFGALVFAGITSMISILEVIVAALQDKLGWARVRTTLVVSIPLAIISAALFSTTTALSVLDTTDAFVNAFGIMAVALVAVIVVAWVLHKLPQLQDHLNRRSSFRVGLLWRLLVGVLAPLVLGYLLITELLTKIAEPYSGYPGWFLGLFGWGMVIALVIGGVLLSLVPWSRRSRAKDDVGYDDFLDQEEYAADPETTSIAVPAAQKKGAGA; this is encoded by the coding sequence ATGCCTAGACCCACCCAGACGCCGCAGCGCGAGGCCTTCGGCTCGCGGAACGTGTTCATCCTCTCGGCGATCGGCTCGGCCGTGGGTCTCGGGAACATCTGGCGCTTCCCCTACGTCGCCTACGAGGGCGGCGGCGGTGCGTTCCTCATTCCGTACCTGTGCGCGCTGCTGACCGCCGGTATCCCGCTGCTGTTCCTCGACTACGCGATCGGCCACCGGTTCCGGGGCTCCGCGCCCCTCGCGTTCCGGCGTCTGCACCGGGCCGCCGAACCGCTCGGCTGGTGGCAGGTGCTGATCTGCGTCGTCATCGCGGTGTACTACGCGGTGATCGTCGCGTGGGCGGGCATGTACACCTGGTTCTCCGCGCAGTTGACCTGGGGCGCGGGCAACGAGAACGACTTCTTCTTCGTCGACTTCCTGCAGTCCGCCGACGTCGCGGAGGTCGGCCTGTCCGGCGAGTTCGTGCCGCAGGTGGGCCTACCGCTGATCGCGGTGTGGCTGATCGTCATCATCATCATGGCGCTCGGCGTCAAGCGCGGCATCGGTCGCGCCAACATGATCCTGATGCCGCTGCTCACCCTCATGTTCGCGGTGCTCGTCGTGCAGGCCCTCTTCCTCCCTGGCGCCTTGGACGGCCTCAACGCGTTCTTCACGCCGAACTGGGAAGCGCTCGCCGACCCGGCCGTGTGGGCCTCCGCCTACGGGCACATCTTCTTCTCGCTGTCCGTCGCGTTCGGGATCATGGTGACGTACGCGTCCTACCTCAAGCGCAAGACCGACCTCACCGGGTCCGGTCTCGTGGTCGCGTTCGCCAACTCCGGCTTCGAGATCCTCGCCGGCATCGGCGTGTTCGCCGCCCTCGGGTTCATGGCTCAGGCGCAGAGCACGGATGTCTCCGGTGTCGCCACCTCGGGTATCGGTCTCGCGTTCGTCGCGTTCCCCACGATCGTGTCGCAGGCGACCGGCGGCTCGATCATCGGCGTGCTGTTCTTCGGCGCCCTCGTCTTCGCCGGGATCACCTCGATGATCTCGATTTTGGAGGTGATCGTCGCGGCGCTGCAGGACAAGCTCGGCTGGGCGCGGGTGCGCACCACCCTCGTCGTCTCGATCCCGCTGGCCATCATCTCCGCCGCCCTGTTCTCCACCACCACCGCGCTGTCGGTCCTCGACACGACCGACGCCTTCGTCAACGCCTTCGGCATCATGGCGGTCGCTCTCGTCGCAGTGATCGTCGTGGCCTGGGTGCTGCACAAGCTGCCGCAGCTGCAGGACCACCTGAACCGCCGTTCGAGCTTCCGCGTCGGCCTGCTCTGGCGCCTGCTCGTGGGTGTCCTCGCACCGCTCGTGCTCGGGTACCTGCTGATCACGGAACTCCTGACGAAGATCGCCGAGCCGTACAGCGGCTACCCCGGCTGGTTCCTCGGCCTGTTCGGCTGGGGCATGGTCATCGCGCTGGTCATCGGGGGAGTGTTGCTGTCGCTGGTGCCGTGGAGCAGGCGCTCCCGTGCCAAGGACGACGTCGGGTACGACGACTTCCTGGACCAGGAGGAGTACGCCGCCGACCCCGAGACGACGAGCATCGCCGTCCCGGCGGCGCAGAAGAAGGGAGCGGGCGCATGA
- a CDS encoding methionine/alanine import family NSS transporter small subunit, whose protein sequence is MTTTAIVMMIIAMVTVWGGLIAAVVNLARHPEMEDTEPAVPTEL, encoded by the coding sequence ATGACCACCACCGCGATCGTCATGATGATCATCGCCATGGTCACGGTGTGGGGCGGTCTCATCGCCGCCGTGGTGAACCTCGCCCGTCACCCCGAGATGGAGGACACGGAGCCCGCAGTCCCGACCGAGCTCTGA